From a single Oceanispirochaeta sp. M1 genomic region:
- a CDS encoding AI-2E family transporter: MKIRMNTVLLGILTLIALGAVLHVMQLVFLPLVIAVLLSFILTPLVTHFNKKISRTLAVLLVIIILIVVLYVIGWFFYTSITSFISVIGYYQDRFSIIINELVLRYNLPDDILELMEISGSLRTGVYNISISFVNFAGQLIIVLFFVVFMLLENPLSERKMKMAFPKLSVQTRLSAIIKKITSQIARYLTVKLGISAATGALVALCLYFIGLDFYLMWGFLAILFNFIPNIGSTVIMIATILMSFIQFYPEWNPILATLITMPLIQMIFGNFLDPKLQGNQLDLSPVIILVSLVFWGWIWGIPGMFLAVPLAEAIKIICANIETLEPVSILMSSGKALNTRRRKKKNNPETDNAEPESSELPVDSENKEK, encoded by the coding sequence ATGAAGATAAGAATGAATACAGTTCTATTGGGAATACTCACACTCATAGCCCTGGGCGCTGTACTCCATGTCATGCAGCTGGTATTTTTACCCCTGGTTATAGCGGTCCTTCTATCGTTTATTCTTACCCCACTGGTCACTCATTTTAATAAAAAAATATCACGAACCCTGGCTGTATTGCTGGTTATCATAATCCTTATAGTGGTCCTCTATGTGATCGGCTGGTTTTTCTATACGAGTATAACTTCGTTTATTTCGGTCATCGGTTATTATCAGGACAGGTTCAGCATTATTATCAACGAGCTGGTTCTCCGCTATAATCTGCCCGATGATATTCTGGAGCTTATGGAGATCTCAGGCAGCCTGAGAACCGGAGTCTATAATATTTCGATCTCCTTTGTGAATTTTGCGGGTCAGCTGATTATTGTGCTCTTCTTTGTGGTTTTCATGCTTCTTGAAAATCCCCTGTCTGAGCGAAAAATGAAAATGGCTTTTCCCAAGTTAAGTGTTCAGACCCGTCTGAGTGCAATCATCAAAAAAATTACATCACAGATCGCCAGATATCTGACTGTAAAGCTTGGAATCTCAGCAGCCACGGGTGCTCTTGTGGCTCTATGTCTCTATTTCATTGGTCTTGATTTCTACCTGATGTGGGGCTTTCTGGCCATCCTGTTCAACTTCATACCCAATATCGGCTCCACTGTGATCATGATTGCAACAATACTTATGTCATTTATACAGTTTTATCCCGAGTGGAACCCAATTCTGGCTACCCTTATCACGATGCCCCTTATTCAGATGATTTTTGGTAATTTCCTTGATCCCAAACTGCAGGGGAATCAGCTGGACCTCTCCCCGGTAATTATCCTGGTCTCTCTGGTGTTCTGGGGATGGATCTGGGGTATTCCGGGTATGTTTCTGGCAGTTCCCCTTGCTGAAGCCATTAAAATCATCTGTGCCAATATTGAAACCCTGGAACCCGTCAGCATTCTGATGAGCAGCGGGAAGGCACTTAATACAAGAAGGCGAAAGAAAAAAAACAATCCTGAGACGGACAATGCTGAACCTGAGAGTTCAGAGCTCCCTGTGGATTCAGAAAATAAGGAAAAATAA
- a CDS encoding HAD family phosphatase has translation MSRLDAILFDMDGTLMDSEPCWLRADLAMIAAFGGFMTEEEHDACIGMGAVTFLPYVQEKYGITASFDEMKEFQEKTFLEIARAELKPFSEMIEFSRWAREKAIPIAIASGSTNHIIEEMTALTGIQELFPVRVSSHEVEKGKPFPDVFLEAAKRLAVKPENCLVIEDSPVGVMAAYQAGMHTVAVPPPVVQDPKGYLNKADHLYEDGMLGFSSEKMILWLKEYFSDSTF, from the coding sequence ATGAGCAGACTTGATGCCATTCTCTTTGATATGGACGGGACCCTTATGGATTCCGAACCCTGCTGGCTGCGTGCCGACCTTGCGATGATAGCCGCCTTCGGTGGTTTTATGACCGAGGAGGAGCACGATGCCTGTATCGGTATGGGGGCCGTCACCTTTCTCCCCTATGTACAGGAGAAGTACGGTATAACAGCTTCCTTCGATGAAATGAAAGAATTCCAGGAAAAAACATTTCTTGAGATTGCCAGAGCCGAACTCAAACCCTTTTCCGAGATGATCGAATTCTCACGCTGGGCCAGAGAGAAGGCCATACCCATTGCAATAGCCTCAGGGTCCACTAACCATATAATAGAGGAAATGACGGCCCTCACGGGGATTCAGGAGCTGTTTCCTGTAAGAGTGTCCTCTCACGAAGTGGAAAAGGGCAAGCCTTTTCCCGATGTATTTCTGGAAGCGGCTAAACGGCTGGCTGTAAAACCCGAGAACTGTCTGGTTATTGAAGATTCACCCGTAGGTGTCATGGCCGCCTATCAGGCAGGGATGCACACTGTTGCCGTACCCCCACCTGTTGTGCAGGATCCAAAGGGATACCTGAACAAAGCCGACCATCTTTATGAGGATGGTATGCTCGGATTCAGTTCAGAAAAGATGATCCTCTGGCTGAAGGAATACTTCAGCGACAGCACATTCTAA
- a CDS encoding shikimate kinase, translated as MPVIILGGIKHTGKSTVGHILSKRLELPFHDLDDLILKILPFKWSVRKWYREKGGDAFMQKEAQALRTYLGESTEDELSILSLGGGTLENPEAVKLLKDAGARIFILDEEEDILFERIIRKGIPPFLEGDDPKTSFGELYKKRRTTLLEQGDHIINIHGLDQQESAEKTVQVIRSVYGR; from the coding sequence ATGCCGGTAATTATATTGGGTGGAATCAAACACACAGGGAAATCTACAGTAGGACATATTCTGTCCAAAAGACTTGAACTCCCCTTTCACGACCTGGATGATCTCATCCTGAAGATACTCCCCTTCAAGTGGTCTGTCAGAAAATGGTACAGAGAAAAGGGGGGCGATGCATTTATGCAGAAGGAAGCCCAGGCCCTGAGGACTTATCTCGGGGAGTCTACTGAGGATGAACTGAGTATTCTCTCTCTGGGAGGAGGAACCCTGGAAAATCCTGAAGCAGTTAAACTGCTCAAAGATGCGGGTGCCCGAATCTTTATACTTGATGAAGAAGAGGATATCCTCTTTGAGAGAATCATACGAAAAGGCATTCCCCCCTTTCTGGAGGGAGATGATCCCAAAACCTCTTTTGGTGAACTGTATAAAAAAAGAAGAACGACTCTGCTTGAGCAGGGTGATCATATAATTAATATTCACGGCCTGGATCAGCAGGAGTCTGCTGAAAAAACGGTTCAGGTCATCAGGAGCGTATATGGGCGGTAA
- the yihA gene encoding ribosome biogenesis GTP-binding protein YihA/YsxC encodes MKEINFNTIKFVMSGAYVKALPQENGIEIAFAGRSNAGKSSALNALANRKNLAKTSSVPGKTQHINMFKVTDDLRIADLPGYGYAKVPPKEKKRWQQEMTDYILKRESLVGIVLVMDIRHPLTELDRAMLDLAVTGDREVHIVLSKADKIKSGARQKTLSEMNKALKGLPIPWSIQTLSSVKKDGVKELRQQISFWYDQD; translated from the coding sequence GTGAAAGAAATAAACTTCAATACCATCAAATTTGTAATGAGTGGGGCCTATGTAAAAGCACTGCCCCAGGAAAATGGAATAGAGATAGCCTTTGCCGGCAGATCAAATGCTGGTAAATCCAGTGCTCTCAATGCCCTTGCCAACAGAAAGAATCTTGCCAAGACATCATCAGTACCCGGCAAGACGCAGCATATTAACATGTTCAAGGTTACCGATGATCTGCGTATAGCGGACCTGCCGGGATACGGCTACGCCAAAGTTCCCCCCAAAGAGAAGAAACGCTGGCAGCAGGAGATGACCGACTACATCCTCAAGAGAGAGTCCCTTGTGGGAATCGTGCTGGTAATGGATATCAGACACCCTCTGACAGAGCTTGACCGGGCTATGCTTGATCTGGCAGTTACGGGGGATAGAGAAGTTCATATAGTGCTGAGTAAGGCAGATAAGATAAAGAGCGGTGCAAGACAGAAAACACTGAGTGAAATGAATAAGGCTCTGAAGGGACTGCCTATTCCCTGGAGCATACAGACCCTCTCTTCTGTCAAAAAAGACGGAGTAAAAGAGCTGCGCCAGCAGATCAGTTTCTGGTACGATCAGGATTAA